A region of the Pantoea alfalfae genome:
TCGAATATGCAGAAAGCCAGGCCGCATAAGCAATAACCTTTAATAGTCCCTGGTACGTCAAATGGACAACTGGTCATGAATGACATCACCCCGCGTAAAATCAAAACCGGCGGCGACCCGCGCACGCTACCGGACTATGCCACCCTGCGTCATGAACTGAGTAAGCTGACACATCCGGCTCGCCCGGATGTGAACTGGCATTATGTCGAAAAACTCTGTCTCTCACTGTTTGAGCAGAACGGTGTGGAATTGCAAACAGCAGCCTGGTATACGCTTGCGCATACACAACTGACCGGCTTACCCGGGCTCAATAAAGGGCTGGCGATACTCGAGGCCCTGATAAGCCATCAGTGGGGGGCGCTGTGGCCGCAGCCAGTCCATGCGCGCATGGAAATCCTCAGCAGCCTGAGTCAGCGCCTGCAGCAACGGATGCGCTCGCTGCCGCTGAATTACAGCGACCTCAGCCACCTGTATCGGGCGGAGCAACTGCTTACCGGACTCGGAGAGGTACTGCAGCGTCTGGAACTTAAGCATCTGAGTCAGCTCGATACGTTGCGTACCCTGATGCACAACAGTGCTGTCCGGCTGGAAAACAGCGATGGGATAACCAGCAGCGGGTCGAACATTCAGCCAGGTATCGTGTTGGCTGCCACCGTGATGAATGATGCGACAGCATCCACCAGAGACTTTGCTGGTGATCCGGATGAAGATACGCCAGAGAGTGCAGTGAAGAGGGCTTACGTTGCGCAGTCGGAACAGCAGCCAAATGTGGAAGTGCTGGCAACTATGCCCACTCCGATAAAAAAATGGAAATCCTTCTCCGCCGGGATGTGTACCATGCTGGTAATAAGCATAGTTTCAGTGTGGAGCTGGCATTTTCTTCACCGGCCAGACCCTCTACAGAATCAGCTTGCTGCTTCACTGGCTCCGTTCCCTGCACCTCTCACGTCTGAACAGTTGGGGATGTTGCGTCAGCAGACTCCGTTACCGCAGGATCTTATCGCACAGACACAGCGGCAGCTTGCCAGGCTGGATAAGTTGCCGCCTGACTGGAATATGGACTTCAGTCGACAGCTTGTAAAACAGGCGCAGGTGCTTTCGCCAGAGCAGGCTAAACCTCTGGCACAAAACTGGCAGCAGCAACTCAAGGCGATTGCATTACCGACAGAACATCTTGCTGACTGGTATCAGGGAATGACAACGCT
Encoded here:
- a CDS encoding VasL domain-containing protein, whose product is MNDITPRKIKTGGDPRTLPDYATLRHELSKLTHPARPDVNWHYVEKLCLSLFEQNGVELQTAAWYTLAHTQLTGLPGLNKGLAILEALISHQWGALWPQPVHARMEILSSLSQRLQQRMRSLPLNYSDLSHLYRAEQLLTGLGEVLQRLELKHLSQLDTLRTLMHNSAVRLENSDGITSSGSNIQPGIVLAATVMNDATASTRDFAGDPDEDTPESAVKRAYVAQSEQQPNVEVLATMPTPIKKWKSFSAGMCTMLVISIVSVWSWHFLHRPDPLQNQLAASLAPFPAPLTSEQLGMLRQQTPLPQDLIAQTQRQLARLDKLPPDWNMDFSRQLVKQAQVLSPEQAKPLAQNWQQQLKAIALPTEHLADWYQGMTTLQKLSDRLNGLDEQKGKYVTVSELKSVVFSAMQSFSQSIPAEEQLRALSQNPAGEPLPAAAKAQMEMHLKQLTARYAEIKQNASK